Proteins from a single region of Desulfolutivibrio sulfoxidireducens:
- a CDS encoding pyruvate ferredoxin oxidoreductase subunit gamma gives MIEIRIHGRGGQGGVTSAELLARAAIAQGKYAQAFPSFGPERRGAPVVAFVRVDDKPIRIRERVYSPNLVLVLDPTLLDIVNVADGLKEGGKVVVNSPESASELKSKHGWPCVARVDAQTVALEELGVAITNTTMLGALLKAMDILPLAALREVIDDRFGPKLGPKNYKAFERAYNETVEN, from the coding sequence ATGATCGAGATCAGGATTCATGGACGCGGCGGCCAGGGCGGCGTGACGTCGGCCGAACTTCTGGCCCGGGCGGCCATTGCCCAGGGCAAGTACGCCCAGGCCTTTCCGAGCTTCGGGCCGGAGCGGCGCGGCGCGCCGGTGGTGGCCTTCGTGCGTGTGGACGACAAGCCCATCCGCATCCGGGAGCGGGTGTACAGCCCCAATCTCGTGCTCGTTCTGGACCCCACGCTGCTCGATATCGTCAACGTGGCCGATGGGCTGAAAGAAGGCGGCAAGGTGGTGGTGAACTCGCCCGAGAGCGCCTCGGAACTCAAGTCCAAGCACGGCTGGCCCTGTGTGGCCCGGGTGGATGCCCAGACCGTGGCCCTGGAGGAGCTTGGGGTGGCCATCACCAACACCACCATGCTCGGGGCGCTTTTAAAGGCCATGGACATCCTGCCCCTGGCGGCCCTGCGCGAGGTCATTGACGATCGTTTCGGTCCCAAACTCGGGCCGAAGAATTACAAGGCCTTTGAACGGGCCTACAACGAGACGGTGGAAAACTGA
- the recR gene encoding recombination mediator RecR yields the protein MARLPKPLTDVVEELARLPGLGPKSALRVAMTLLQWPKDRAVDLGQRIRDLRERLCLCSRCRGLSETRVCPLCADPSRGEEELCLVSQWDSVLVLEETGQYRGRYFVLGGLLDPLEGVGAGSLAFGQLSERLGEGKVRELLLALGTTLQAEATASHIKNMVARDHPGIRLTRLAQGIPLGAEVKYVDRETLKQSVRYRQDV from the coding sequence ATGGCCAGACTGCCCAAACCCCTCACCGACGTGGTGGAGGAACTGGCCAGGCTGCCGGGGCTTGGGCCGAAATCGGCCCTGCGGGTGGCCATGACCCTTTTGCAGTGGCCGAAGGACCGGGCCGTGGACCTGGGCCAGCGCATCCGGGACCTGCGGGAACGGCTGTGCCTGTGTTCCCGGTGCCGGGGCCTGAGCGAGACGCGGGTGTGCCCGCTGTGCGCGGACCCCTCCCGGGGGGAAGAGGAACTGTGCCTGGTGTCCCAGTGGGATTCCGTGCTTGTCCTTGAGGAGACCGGGCAATATCGGGGCCGGTATTTCGTTCTCGGCGGGCTGCTTGATCCGCTGGAGGGCGTGGGCGCGGGAAGCCTGGCCTTCGGGCAGCTCTCCGAGAGGCTTGGCGAGGGCAAGGTCCGCGAGCTTTTGTTGGCGCTGGGGACCACCTTGCAGGCCGAGGCCACGGCCTCGCACATAAAGAACATGGTGGCCAGGGATCATCCCGGCATACGCCTGACCCGGCTGGCCCAGGGCATTCCCCTGGGCGCGGAGGTCAAGTATGTGGACCGGGAGACGCTGAAGCAGTCGGTGCGCTACCGGCAGGATGTCTGA
- a CDS encoding YbaB/EbfC family nucleoid-associated protein has product MRGMNDLVRQAQIMQKKMAKVQEELAARTVEGTAGGGMVVAVVSGANELQALRIDTSVVDPGDVEMLQDLIVAAVADGVKKSKEMAEAEMGQITGGLKIPGLF; this is encoded by the coding sequence ATGAGAGGAATGAACGATCTGGTACGCCAAGCCCAGATCATGCAGAAAAAGATGGCCAAGGTGCAGGAGGAACTGGCGGCGCGCACTGTGGAGGGCACGGCCGGGGGCGGCATGGTCGTGGCCGTGGTCAGCGGCGCCAACGAACTCCAGGCCCTGCGCATCGACACGTCTGTGGTGGATCCGGGGGACGTGGAGATGCTCCAGGACCTGATCGTGGCCGCGGTCGCCGACGGGGTCAAGAAGTCCAAGGAGATGGCCGAGGCCGAGATGGGCCAGATCACCGGCGGCCTGAAAATCCCCGGGCTCTTTTAA